A region of Selenomonadales bacterium 4137-cl DNA encodes the following proteins:
- a CDS encoding TIGR02530 family flagellar biosynthesis protein, producing the protein MTDNRIYYQQPLLPVQKPGQAPPAQPSAKTPEGQSFNQVLAQELTGVKFSQHALQRLSSRNIQLDRGDLAKISGAVDKAAQKGARDSLILMNNLALVVSVKNRTVITAMDGANIRDNVFTNIDSAVIV; encoded by the coding sequence ATGACCGACAATCGCATCTACTATCAGCAACCGCTTCTGCCGGTCCAGAAGCCCGGCCAGGCGCCGCCAGCGCAGCCTTCCGCAAAGACGCCCGAAGGCCAGTCGTTCAATCAGGTGCTCGCCCAGGAGCTGACCGGGGTGAAGTTTTCCCAGCACGCTCTGCAGCGGTTATCGAGCCGCAACATCCAGCTTGACCGCGGCGATCTCGCCAAGATTTCCGGGGCGGTGGACAAGGCGGCCCAGAAAGGGGCGCGCGACTCGCTCATCCTGATGAACAACCTGGCGCTTGTGGTAAGCGTCAAGAACCGGACGGTCATCACGGCCATGGATGGCGCCAATATCAGAGATAATGTTTTCACCAACATCGACAGCGCAGTGATTGTGTAG